Below is a window of Saccharomonospora viridis DSM 43017 DNA.
CATCAACAAGCGGAAGTTGTACGTTCGCGAGTCGTCCTGAACTGGGGGACATCCTCCGATGTCGCCTGCGGGTAGGCTTTTTCCGGCATACGTTTGGAACACCGTGTAAGGAGAACCGTGGCAGCGACGGCCGAAGCCTTAGACCTCGCGACCGCGGCCGCGCGTGCGGCCGCGGACAAGAAGGCGACCGACGTGGTGCTGATCGACGTCTCGGAGCGTCTTGTGATCACCGACGTCTTCGTGATCGCGTCGGCGCCCAACGAACGTCAGGTCGGCGCCATCGTCGACAACATCGAGGAAAAGCTTCGCAAGGCCGGGCACAGGCCGGTGCGCAGGGAGGGCACCAGGGAAGGGCGCTGGGTGCTCATCGACTACACCGACGTCGTGGTGCACGTCCAACACGACGAGGAGCGCGCCTTCTACGGTCTTGAGCGGCTGTGGAAGGACTGTCCCCGGATCGAGGTCGAGGGGCTGGAAGCCCCGGCCGAGGACGCGGACGGTGACGAGGAAACGGACGTGTCGTGACACTGCGACGACTCGTACTGTGGCGACACGGTGAGACCGACTACAACGCGGCCGGGCGGATGCAAGGTCAGCTCGAC
It encodes the following:
- the rsfS gene encoding ribosome silencing factor, with product MAATAEALDLATAAARAAADKKATDVVLIDVSERLVITDVFVIASAPNERQVGAIVDNIEEKLRKAGHRPVRREGTREGRWVLIDYTDVVVHVQHDEERAFYGLERLWKDCPRIEVEGLEAPAEDADGDEETDVS